Within Dysosmobacter sp. Marseille-Q4140, the genomic segment CACGCGACTGTCTGTCTTCCTCGCAAAGGCTATTGTAACCGACGGCGGGGAGAAAGTCAACGCGGAAAATCTCCGGCCCCGTTGTATTTTCCGCCTGTTTGTGGTATCATTTCCATCGTATAAGCCTCCGCTGCGCGGGGGATAAAAGGAGCGATTCCATGGATCTGGATACCTATATGAATTCCCTGCGGGGCAAGCGCGCCGCCGTGCTGGGCGTGGGCGTCAGCAACCGGCCCCTGATCGAGCTGCTCTCGGACCACGGCTGCGCCGTCACCGCCCGGGACAAAAAGACCGATCTGGGGGACTTCGGCGCGGAGCTGGCCGCCCGGGGCGTGGCGCTGAAGCTGGGGAAGGACTACCTGGCCGATCTCACCGAGGACGTGATCTTCCGGACCCCGGGCCTGCGGCCGGACCTGCCGCCCATCGCCGCCGCCGTGGAGCGGGGCAGCCGGCTGACCAGTGAGATGGAGGCCTTTTTCGACGTGTGCCCCTGTCCCATGATCGCCGTCACCGGCAGCGACGGCAAGACGACCACCACCACCATCATCTCCGAGCTGCTGCGCCGGGCCGGACGGACCGTCCACGTGGGCGGAAACATCGGCCACCCGCTGCTCAGCGAGGCCGCCGCCATGGCGCCCACGGACTGGGCGGTGCTGGAGCTGAGCTCCTTCCAGCTGATGACCATGAAAAAGAGCCCGGCCATCGCCGTGGTGACCAACCTCTCGCCCAACCACCTGGACGTCCACAAGGACTACGCCGAGTACATTGCTGCAAAGGAAAATATCTTTACACACCAGTCCGCCCGGGACCTGGCCGTGTTCAATGCCGACAACGCCGACACCGTCCGCTCCGCCGCCAAGGCCCCGGGGCGGGTGCGGTGGTTCTCCCGGCAAAAAGAGGTGGACGAGGGCGCGTTCCTCCGGGGCACCAGCGTGGTGGTCCGGGACGGCCGGGGCGAGCGGGTGGTGATGGACACCGCCGACATCAAATTGCCCGGCGTCCACAACGTGGAGAACTACCTGGCGGCCACCGCCGCCGTGGACGGTCTGGTGAGCGACGAGACCATCCGGGACTTCGCCCGGGAATTCGGCGGCGTGGAGCACCGGATCGAGCTGGTCCGGGAGCGCAATGGCGTCCGCTGGTACAACGACTCCATCGCCTCCAGCCCCAGCCGGACCATCGCGGGGCTGCGCAGCTTCCCGGAGAAGGTCATCCTCATCGCCGGGGGCAAGGACAAGGGCATCTCCTACGCGCCTCTGGGCCCGGAGGTCAACGAGCACGTGAAGCTGCTGATCCTCTGCGGCGCCACCGCCGGAGTGATCCGCGCCGCCGTGGAGCAGGCGGACAACTACGCCGGGCTGGAGATCCTGGAGGTAAGCGATTACCCTGCCGCCGTGGCCCTGGCGGACAGCCGCGCCAAAGCAGGGGACGTGGTGATCCTGTCCCCGGCCAGCACCTCCTTCGACCGCTTCGCCAACTTCATGGAGCGGGGTCGGGTGTTCAAGGACCTGGTGAACGCCCTGAAATAAGTTTCCGGCCTAGGGTCAACCCCTGCCCGCATAGGATGGCGGGAAGGGGGGCGATGTGCCATGGCTCTGGGATTTCACTACTACCGCCGCCGGCTGGCCCGGCTGCGGCTGGGGCGGCTGGCGGCGCTGACTGCCGTGGCGGCGGCCCTGACGGCGCTGGCCCTGGCGGCGGCGCAGATGAAGCCGCTGCTGACCTCTCTCGCCACCACCCGGGTGTCCAACGCCGTGACCCAGATCGTGACCCAGTCGGTGGACGAGGCCATCGCCTCCGGCGAGCTGGACTATGAGAACCTGGTGAACTTCGAGAAGGACAACGACGGAAAGATCACCGCCGTGCGCAGCAACATGGCGGCCTTCAACCTGCTCCAGTCCCACATCCTGCAGACGGTGCTGGAGCGGATCAACCAGGTGTCCGCCAAGGACCTGTCCATCCCCATCGGGAGCCTGACGGGCTCGGCGCTGCTGGCCGGCCGGGGGCCCCGGATCACCGTGCGGATGGAGTCCGTGGGGTCCTCTCAGGCCAGCTTTCAAAACGCCTTCACCTCCGCGGGCATCAACCAGACCAAGCACCAGATCATATTGACCATCGACGTGTACGTCAGCATCCTGCTGCCGGGCTTCACCACCGCCACCAAGGTCTCCAACTCCTTCATCGTGGCGGAGACGGTGATCGTGGGCTCGGTGCCGGACAGCTACACCTATTTCAGCACGGATCCGGACACCTACGAGGAGGATCTGAAGGACTACATCCTCAACGGCAACTAAAACGCAACGGCAGGGGGAGGGCCTGCGGCCCTCCCCCGCACCAAAGAAAGGCAGGTATCCCATGGACTACCGGGAGGAAATGAAACAGCTGCGGGACTTTCTGAACCAGCAGAGCTACCTATACTATGTACTGGACGCGCCGGTGATCCCGGACTACGAGTACGACCGGCTCAACCGCCGCCTGGAGGAATTGGAGGCAGAGCACCCGGAGGAGATCACGCCGGACTCTCCCACCCAGCGGGTGGGGGACAAGATCCTGGAGGGCTTTGAGACCTACGACCACCCGGTGCCCCTGGAGAGCCTCCAGGACGTGTTCAACGGCGACGAGGTGGCGGAGTTCTGCGGCCGCATGGCCGAGGCCCTGGGCGAGGCCGTGGCCTACTCCGTGGAGCCCAAGGTGGACGGCCTCTCCGTGGCATTGGAGTACCGGGACGGCGTGTTCGTCCGGGGCGCCACCCGGGGTGACGGCCGGGTGGGCGAGGACGTGACGGAGAACCTGAAAACCGTCCGCTCCATCCCCATGACGCTGCCGGACAAGCTCCCCCGGCTCATCGTCCGGGGGGAGGTCTACATGTCCCGGGCGGTGTTCGCCGAGCTCAACGCCCAGCGGGAGCTCCAGGGCAAGCCCCTGATGGCAAACCCCCGCAACGCCGCCGCCGGAAGTCTGCGGCAGCTGGACCCCAAGGTCTGCGCTGAGCGGAAGCTGGACATCCAGGTGTTCAACCTCCAGCTGGCGGAGGGAAAGACCTTCTCCTCCCACGCCGAGACTCTGGACTACATGGCCAGCCAGCACTTCAAGGTGATCCCCCACAAGACCCTCACCGGCACGGCGGCGGTCCAGGCGGAGATCGAGCGCATCAACGACGAGCGCATGGACTACCCCTTTGACATCGACGGCGCCGTGGTCAAGGTGGACCACCTGGCGGACCGGGAGCGGCTGGGCTCCACCGCCAAGTTCCCCAAGTGGGCCGTGGCCTTCAAGTACCCGCCGGAGAAGAAGTACTCCCGCGTCACCGACATCGTGGTCCAGGTGGGCCGCACCGGGGTCCTGACCCCCAAGGCGGTGCTGGAGCCGGTGCGCCTGGCGGGCACCACCGTCACCAACGCCACCCTCCACAACCAGGACTTCATCGCCGAGAAGGACATCCGCGTGGGAGACACGGTGCTGGTCCAGAAGGCCGGGGAGATCATCCCGGAGATCTTGGAGGTGGACCTCACGAAGCGGCCGGAGGGCACCGTGCCCTACGTGCTGCCGGACACCTGCCCGGTGTGCGGCGCGCCGGTGGTCCGGGACGAAGACGGCGCGGCGGCGCGCTGCACCGGCGCCGAGTGCCCGGCCCAGCTGCTGCGCAACCTCACCCACTTCGCCAGCCGCGGCGCCATGGACATCGACGGCTGCGGCCCCGCCGTGGTGCAGCAGCTGGTGGACGCGGGCCTGGTCCGCACGGCGGCGGACCTGTACACCCTCCACGCCGCGGATGTTGCCAAGCTGGACCGGCTGGGGGACAAGTCCGCGGAGAACCTGATCCGGGCCATCGAGAACTCCAAGGCCAACGATTTGAGCCGCCTGCTCTACGGCCTGGGCATCCGCCAGGTGGGGGAGAAGGCCGCCAAGGTCCTGGCGGCCCGGCTGGGCTCCATGGAGGCCCTGATGGCCGCCACGGAGGAGGAGCTGACCGCCATCCCCGACGTGGGCGCCATCACCGCCCGGTGCATCACGGAGTACTTCGCCGGGGCCCAGGCCAGGGACCTGATCGCCCGCCTGGCGGCGGCGGGGGTCAACATGACCTCCACGGCGGCGCCGGTGGGGGACCTGCTTACCGGGCGGACCTTCGTGCTGACCGGGGAGCTGACCGCCTTCTCCCGGAAGGAGGCGGGGGAGAAGCTGGAGGCCCTGGGCGCCAAGGTCTCCGGGTCCGTGTCCAAAAAGACTTTCTGCGTGGTGGCCGGCGAGGCCGCCGGGTCCAAGCTGCGCAAGGCTCAGGAGCTGGGCGTCCCCGTCATCGACGAGGCGGCCTTCCTGACCCTGATCGGAGAGGGGGAGGGGGATGCCGCCGCGGTGCTGGCATCCCTGGACCAGGCACAAACGCCCGCCCCCTGAGGTACGACCACTCCGCAAATCCCCGCAAACACGGTCCCGACTGCCGGACAGCTGATCGGCAGTCGGGACTGTTTTATATTGATTTTTTCTTGAAAAATCGATTACGTATTTTGATTTGTTACAAAATAATTACGCAAATTTGTACGGACCTCCAAAATTCCAGAGGAGGGTGGTGGGAAATCTTATTGACATCCTCCATAGACACGGACGGCTCCTTCATGATATACCATAACCGTAGCCGGAAACGGCTGCCAAATCAATTCCAGAAAGGATGTGTGTTTCCCGTGAGATTGCATTCTGAGGCTGACATCCAGGAGTTCCTGGACACCGTGGAGTCCTGCGAAGGCGACGTGTATCTGAAGAGCCCGGAGGGAGACATTTTTAATTTGAAATCTTCTCTCTCCCGCTACATCGCGGTGGGCCGTCTGATCCAGGAGGAGGGCGACAGCCTGGAGCTGTTCGCCTCCCGCCGGGAGGACCGGGCCCGTCTGATGCACCTGGTGGCGGATCTGTCCAGCGGTACCATTCCCGCCGTGTCCTGATCCCCCAAAGCGCCAACTCCGCAAGCCGCCCCCGGTGGGGCGGCAGCGCGTGAAGAGGATCGCCCGCCGTCCCTTTGGGGGGGCGGCGGACCGCGAGACGACAGACGCCCGCCGTTCCGAAAAGGAACGGCGGGCGTTTTTGCGCGCTCCGGGGGCCGCTCAGCGGTCGAAGGAGGGGTTCATATAGTAGACGTTCTTCTCGTCCAGTCTGTCCTTGGCCAGGCGCAGTCCCTCGCCGAAGCGCTGGAAGTGGACGATCTCCCGGGCCCGCAGGAACTTGATGGCGTCGCTGACGTCCGGGTCGTCGCTCATGCGCAGGATGTTGTCATAGGTAACCCGGGCCTTCTGCTCGGCGGCCAGATCCTCGGTCAGGTCCGCGATGGTGTCGCCCTTGACGGCCATGCCGGCGGCGTTCCAGGGGGAGCCGGAGGCGGCGGTGGGGTAGACCCCGGCGGTGTGGTCGATGAAGTAGGGGGCAAAGCCGGCAGCCTTGATCTGGTCCTCGGTGAGGTCCCTTGTCAGCTGGTGGACGATGGTGCCGATCATCTCCAGGTGGCCCAGCTCCTCGGTACCGATGTCGGTCAGGAGGCCCTTGAGCTCCGGGTAGGGCATGGAGTAGCGCTGGCTCAGATACCGCAGGGAAGCGCCCAGCTCCCCGTCGGGCCCGCCGTACTGGCTGATGATGAGGGCCGCCAGCTTGGGGTTGGTGTTCTTGATCTTCACCGGGTACTGCAATTTTTTCTCATAGACGAACATCAGGCATTGCCTCCTTCCTCCCAGGGCCACGGGTCTTTCAGCCAGGCGTAGCCCGCCTCCGGCGTCAGATCCGTCTGCAGCAGGGGTCCGTACATCTGCTGGTACTTTTCCCGGCCCTCCTTGGCCAGCTTGATATAGGACCAGTAGAGGTTCAGGGCCTCCTGGTCCTCCGCGTGGGTGGTGAGGTAGAGCCCCAGCTCGTCAATGGCAAAGTCCAGGGCCATCAGCTCCACCAGAGCGGTGTTGGCGAGCTTCGTCTTGGCCTGGATGGCCGCCTTGAAGGGCAGGTCCAGCCCCGGGAACAGCGTCCCGGTCTGGAGGGCCTCCATCCGGCTGTACCGGACGGGGTTTTCCTCCTGCATGGGGATATAGGGAAATGCCAGCGCGCCGCAGCAGCCGGGCAGCTGCCCCTGGCCGGGGCCGCAGGGCTGCGGAGCGGGCAGATCGGGCTTGTTGGGTTTTTCCATCCTTGGGATTCCTCCTTACGTTCACATGACGCGGGGAGCGTCCCCGCGCCCACTCCATCCTATGCAGCAGGGGAGGGAAGGGTACCTGCCCTTGATTTTGGACCCGGCGGCGGCTATAATGCGGTATATGGGATAAGCAGGTCCTCATAGGCTCCCACCGGGGGTGGGGACGATGATGATCGTACTGCATAAGCGCCATCTGTACCTGGCGGGGCTGTGCCTCTGCTTTCTGGCCGCGCTGGGTGCGGTGCTGTGGCAGGGCAGCGGCGCCTATACGGCGGCCTTTGCCGGCGGCACCGTAGCGCAGCGGCCCACGGTGGTGGTAGACGCCGGACACGGCGGGGAGGATGGCGGCGCCGTGGCCGCCGACGGCACGGTGGAGGCGGGGCTGAACCTGGCTGTCGCCCTGCGGGTCCGGGACCTGCTGGCCTTCACCGGGGTGGACACCGTCATGACCCGCGCCGGAGAGGACGCCATCTACGATCCCGGCTGTTCCACGCTGCGGGAGAAAAAGGTGTCGGACCTTCGCAACCGGGCGGCGCTGGTGGAAGCCACGGAAAACGCCGTGCTGCTGAGCATCCACCAGAACAGCCTGCCGTCCTCGCCGTCGACCCACGGGGCCCAGGTGTTCTTCAACGGCGCCGAGGGCGCGGCGCCCCTGGCGTCCGGCGTCCAGGAGGCGCTGAACCAGGCGGTCAATGAGGGGAAGGCCAAGAGCCCGGCGGCCATCGGCGCGTCGGTGTACCTGATGAAGAACATCACAGCCCCCGGCGTGCTGGTGGAGTGCGGCTTTCTCACCAACGAGGCCGAGGCGGCAAAGCTGAAAACGCCGGAGCACCAGCTGCGCCTGGCCGCCGCCATCACGGCGGGGCTGCTGAGCGCGGAGTAAAGGGCCGGCGTGCGCAGCGGCCGACACCCAAGGATTTCCCCCGGGAAAAGCGGCGCGCAGCGCGGCTGATGAGAGGGCGGCGTACGGAGGTCTGTCCCGAAGCGGGCCCCTCATCCGGCACCTTCGGGGCCGCCTTCCCCCAGGGGAAGGCTTTCAAAGGCCCAGCGGCCGCCCGGGGACAGGCCCGCCAGGCGCTCCGTTCTTTTTGGGAGGTATTATGAAGCAAAAAACGCTCTTTTACTGCACGTCCTGCGGCAATGAGACCGCCAAGTGGGCGGGGAAGTGCCCGGCCTGCGGGGCCTGGAACACCATCGTGGAGCAGCCGGAGCAGCCCCGGACGGCGGGAAAGACCCCGCCCTCCCGCTCCGCGGGAGGACCCAGGCGCCGGGCCTGCCCGGTGACGGAGCTGCGCACCGACGAGGAGATCCGCTTTCCCACGGGCATGGGGGAGCTGGACCGGGTCCTGGGCGGCGGCGCCGTCAAGGGCTCGCTGGTGCTGGTAGGCGGCGCCCCGGGCATCGGCAAATCCACGCTGATGCTCCAGATCTGCGACCAGCTGTGCAAGTCCTCCCGGGTGCTGTATGTATCCGGGGAGGAGTCCGAGCACCAGCTGAAATTGCGTGCTAAGCGATTACATGTGGACAGCCCCAACCTTCTGGTGCTGTCGGAGACCAGCCTGGGGGAGGTCCTGGAGGCGGTGACGGCGGAGGCACCGGAGGTGCTGATCGTGGACTCCATCCAGACCCTCTGGAACGAGGCCCTGGACTCTCCGGCGGGCAGCGTCAGCCAGGTAAAGGACTGCGCCATGGCGCTGATGCAGGTGGCCAAGGGCCGGGGCATCACGGTGTTCGTCATCGGCCACGTCAACAAGGAGGGCTCCATCGCGGGCCCCAAGGTGCTGGAGCACATGGTGGACTGCGTGCTGTACTTCGAGGGCGACCAGCACGCCGCCCACCGGATCCTCCGGGCCGCCAAGAACCGCTTCGGCGCCACCAACGAGATCGGCGTCTTTGAGATGCGGGACAGCGGCCTGGTGGAGGTGGAAAACCCCTCGGAGCTGCTGCTCTCGGGCCGTCCGGAGGATGCGCCGGGCACCTGCGTCACCTGTGTCATGGAGGGGGCCCGGCCGGTGCTGGCGGAGATCCAGGCCCTGGTGGTCAGCACCGCAGGCTCCAATCCCCGCCGCACCAGCAACGGCTTCGACTACAACCGCTTCGCCATGCTGCTGGCGGTGCTGGACAAGCGGGGGGGACTGAAAGTCTCCGCCTGCGACGCCTATCTCAACATCATCGGCGGATTGTGGCTGGACGAGCCCGCCGCGGACCTGGCGGCGGTGATCGCCCTGGCCTCCAGCTATCTGGACCGGCCCGTGCCCGGCGACCTGGTGGCCGTGGGAGAGGTGGGTCTCACCGGCGAACTGCGCAGCGTCAGCCATCTGGAGCAGCGGATCAGCGAGATCCACCGGCTGGGCTTCCGCCGGTGTGTGGTCCCGCGCCGCCGGACCGGGGCCCTGACGGCGCCGCCGGGTCTGGATCTGATTCCGGCCGGGAATATCGGTGAGGCGATCCGAGCGGCGCTGGGCGCGCGGGGATGAAGTGGACGCAGGCGCCGCCCAGGGACGGCACGCCCGCGGCGGCGGCGCTGTCCAACGTGCACACGCCGTCCTGCTGGTACACGCACTGGCTGGTACAGGGGATCAGGCTCATGAGCATCATCCGTTCTGAAAGAGATTATCCATAGCTTGGCCGGGCAGCGGCGGTTTTATGTCCGCGGAAAGCTGCAAGGGCACATCCGGACAACGCCGGGCGTCACAGCGGACCGCAGCGCGCAAAAACGCCGGACAGCGCAGGCCGCCCGGCGGCGCACCGGCAGATCTCCACGAGGAAAAGCAAACGCAAAATGTGTAAACCCCCGGACGAATGCCGCTCACAGCCGCGCTCCGTCCGGGGAGACGCTGAGAGAGGAGGTTTTGCGGGGATATTATAAATTGAACAAAATAAAAATTTTGTTCAATTTAGGGGAGGGCAAAACGGCTCGGGAGCCTCTTTGGGGCCTCCGGGACCCATCGGCCCCTTCCGGGCCCAGCGCCGGCCGGCTCAGGCCGCCGCGCCGCCTGGCGCATCTCCGCATACAGAGATATGATCGACTACCGCACCCAGGCGCCGCAGATCCTGCGGGATTTTTTGGCGTATCACGAGACCATCAAAGCCCACTCCAGGCGCACCGTGGACGAATACTTCCTGGACCTGCGGAATTTCTTCCGCTATCTCAAGCAGCAGCGCGATCCGTCCCTGGCGGGCCTGGCGCTGGACGAGATCGACATTATGGACGTGGATCTGGACTTTGTGGCCGCCGTGACGTTGACGGACATCTACGGCTACATGGCCTATCTCAGCCGGGACCGGGTCCTGCATCCAAACAGCGCCCGGTCTGACTACGGTCTGAACGCCGCGTCCCGGGCCCGGAAGATCGCCACGATCCGGTCGTTTTACAACTACCTGACCAACAAGATGCACCTACTTCGTGAAAATCCTGTCAAAGATATCGACTCTCCGAAATTGAAGAAAACATTGCCGAAATACCTGACTTTGGACGAAAGCATCCAGCTTTTGAGTTCTGTGGATGGCAAAAATCAGGAACGGGACTACTGTATCCTGACGCTGTTCCTCAACTGCGGCCTGCGGATCAGCGAGCTGGTGGGCCTCAACCGCCGGGACATCCAGGGCGACACCCTGCGGGTCCTGGGCAAGGGCAACAAGGTCCGCATCCTCTACCTCAACGACGCCTGCCAGGAGGCCCTGCGGCGGTATCTGGCGGTGCGGCGGCCCATCACCGGCCGGGATGCCGACGCACTGTTTCTCTCGTCCCAGAACGAGCGGGTCAGCCGGTCCACGGTCCACGCCATGGTGAAAAAGCGCCTGGCCGAGGCGGGCATCGACGCCTCGGAGTACTCGTCCCACAAGCTGCGCCACACCGCCGCCACGCTGATGCTGCAAAACGGCGTGGACGTCCGGGCGGTCCAGGAGGTCCTGGGCCACGACCATCTCAACACCACGGAGATCTACACCCACATCGACAGCGACGCCCTGCGGGTGGCGGCGAAGGCCAATCCCCTCTCAAAAGTCAAGCGCAAGGGAAATCAGACGTGACCGGCCCGGAGGGACGCCTCCCGGCCGGTCTCCCCTTTCACGGCCCCCTCCCCTTTCCCCCGCCGCCCGGCGGGGCGGTCTCCGAAAAGGCGCGACAGTCAGCGGTCCCTCATCCGGCCCCTGCGGAGCCACCGCTATGCCGTGCCGGTGCGGCGGGGTCACAGGGGCAGCAGCGGTCCCGGGACACCGGAGCTGAAAAGCGCAGAAAGACGCCGCCCGCATCATGCGGGCGGCGTCTTGTAGCATCATTTATAAAAACCGAATGGTCCTTATCTCTGCTGCTCTCTCATCTTGGCGAAGCACTCGCTGCAGTAGACCGGACGGTCAGACTTCGGCTCAAAGGGAACCTTGGCCTCGCCGCCGCAGGCAGCGCAAACAGCGGTGAAGTACTCCCGGGGACCGCGGGCAGCGTTCTTGCGGGCATCCCGGCAGGCCTTGCAGCGCTGGGGCTCGTTCTGGAAGCCGCGCTCAGCGTAGAACTCCTGCTCACCGGCGGTGAACACGAACTCCTGGCCGCACTCTTTGCACACTAAAGTCTTGTCTTCGTACATGTTTTTACCCTCTCTTTGAAAAGAAAAATATATATGCGCTCAGCTTCCGCTGAGATCGCCGGATTGAAGCTGCCGCGCCACCTTGCGTCGAATACGCTGCACGGCGTTGTCCACGGACTTTGGGGGCTTGCCTACCGTCTCGGCAATTTCCCTGCATGAAAGACCGTCCAAATAGTACCCCAAAATCTCTGCTTCAAACTCGGACAACTGTTTCCGGACACCGGCTAAGAGGGCTGCTGTGTGCTCCCTGTCGATCAGGAAATCCTCGGGATTGCGCTGCGCCAAATGACTGGTACCAGAGGTGTAGGAGTTGCTGTCAAGGAAGGGTGTATCCAGGGGAACCGACTGATTGAGCGGTGAATGCTTATCCCGCGCCGCGGCGCGGAGTACGGAATACAGCCGGTTGCGTATGCAGATTTCCGCGAACGTCCGGAACGAGGCCTCTTTGGCGGCGTCGTATTCCCGGACGGCTTTGATGAGACCCACCATCCCCTCCTGGGTCAGGTCCTCGCTGTCTCCGCCGATCAGAAAGAAGGGGCGGGCGCAGGTGCGGACCAGCCGGTTATACCGGGCCACCAGGACCTCCTCAGCCTCCCGATTTCCAGAGGCTGCCAGAGCGCACAGGGCTTCATCGCTGTGCCGGTCCAGAGGCAGATGGGTTTGCTCTTGTGAGTTACGCATATGCCATTATACGCATCAATCTCTCGAAATGTCAAGCGAATTATTAAAATTGCCGGGGACTTTTTCTCACAGGTCCTGTGATTTTATGAAATCTGCCAAGCGGTCTGCCACTTCCTGGGCGGTGTTTGTGGACTTGGCCTCCACCATGACCCGGATCAGTGCCTCGGTTCCGGAGGGGCGCACCAGCACCCGGCCGGTCTCGCCCAGGGCCTCCTCTTCCCGCTTCACCGCCGCGGCCAGCTCCGCGGAGGCCATGATCTTCTCCTTGACGCCGCCGCTGTGGGGCACCGCCACGTTCACCAGCACCTGGGGGTACACGGCGCAGACCGACGCCAGCTCGCTGGCGCTCTTGCCGGACCGGGCGAGGACCTGGAGGAACTGGAGGGCCGTCACCTCGCCGTCGCCGGTGGTCTCCACGTCGGTGAAGATGGTGTGGCCGGACTGCTCGCCGCCGATGCGGAAGTCCTTCTCCAGCATCTTCTCCAGCACGTTCCGGTCGCCCACGTCGGTGCAGATGAGGTCGATGCCGCTGTTCCGGCAGAACTCGTGGAGCCCCAGGTTGCTCATGACCGTGGCCACCAGGGTGTTGCCCCGGAGCTTTCCCCGGCGCTTCATGTCCAGCGCGCACACCGCCAGGACCTTGTCGCCGTCGATGACGCCGCCCCTCTCGTCCACCAGCAGGCACCGGTCGGCGTCGCCGTCGAAGGCCACACCGATGTCGTAGCCGCCGGAGACCACCTGGGCGGACAGGTCCTCCAGGTGGGTGGAGCCGCAGCGGCTGTTGATGTTGACGCCGTCGGGCTGGGTGTGGATGAAGTCCGTATGGGCCTTGAACCGGCCGAACAGCTCCGGCGCCGTGGCGCTGGCGGCACCGTTGGCGCAGTCGCACAGGATCTTCAGACCCGAGAGGTCCGACTCGATGGTGGAGGCCACGAAGTCGATGTAGTCCCGCTTCATCTGGCGCATGCCGTGGTGGCGGCGGCCGATCTTTTCCCGGGTCCGGTGCTTCATGGGCGCATCGGAGAGGATCTTGGCCTCGATCCGGGCCTCCAGGGCGTCGGAGAGCTTGTAGCCCTGGCCGCTGAACACCTTGATGCCGTTGTGCTCATAGGGGTTGTGGCTGGCGGAGATGACGATGCCCGCGTCGGCCTTCTCCTGCATGGTCAGATACGCCACCGCCGGGGTGGGGATGGTGCCCACCGGCATCACATCGCCGCCCAGGTCGCAGATGCCCGCCATCAGGGCGGACTCCAGCATGTCGGAGGAGATGCGGGTGTCCTTGCCGATGACCACCAGGGGCCGCCGGCCCGTCTCCTCCTCCAGCACGGAGGCGATGGCCTGCCCGGTGCGGAAGGCCAGATCGGCGGTCAGGTTCTCCCCCACCACGCCGCGGATGCCGTCGGTTCCAAATAACTTGCCCATATCCAAATTACCTCGTTACGTTCAGATTTTTCAAAATTCGGCGCGGAAACGGCGCCTTTACAGCGTCAGCTGGTCCATGGGCTCCGCCGCCGCGCCGCCGGGCACCGGCAGGTGCAGGTGCCGGTAGGCCTTCTGGGTGACGCAGCGGCCCCGGGGCGTCCGGGTCAGGAAGCCCAGCTGCATCAGGTACGGCTCGTACACGTCCTCCAGCGTCACGGACTCCTCGCCGATGGTGGCGGCCAGGGTCTCCAGGCCCACGGGGCCGCCGCCGTAGTTTTCGATGATGGCGCTCAGCATCCGCCGGTCGATGGGGTCCAGGCCCAGGTGGTCGATCTCCAGGGCGCACAGGGCCTGGTCCGCCACCTCCTTGGTGATGACGCCGCCGGCCTTCACCTGGGCGAAGTCCCGCACCCGCCGCAGCATCCGGTTGGCGATGCGGGGCGTGCCCCGGCTGCGCCGGGCGATCTCATAGGCACCCTCCGGCTCGATGTCCACGTTCAAGATCCCCGCGGACCGGGTGACGATCCGGGAGAGCTCCTCCGGCGTGTACAGCTCCAGCCGCAGCG encodes:
- a CDS encoding UDP-N-acetylmuramoyl-L-alanine--D-glutamate ligase, with protein sequence MDLDTYMNSLRGKRAAVLGVGVSNRPLIELLSDHGCAVTARDKKTDLGDFGAELAARGVALKLGKDYLADLTEDVIFRTPGLRPDLPPIAAAVERGSRLTSEMEAFFDVCPCPMIAVTGSDGKTTTTTIISELLRRAGRTVHVGGNIGHPLLSEAAAMAPTDWAVLELSSFQLMTMKKSPAIAVVTNLSPNHLDVHKDYAEYIAAKENIFTHQSARDLAVFNADNADTVRSAAKAPGRVRWFSRQKEVDEGAFLRGTSVVVRDGRGERVVMDTADIKLPGVHNVENYLAATAAVDGLVSDETIRDFAREFGGVEHRIELVRERNGVRWYNDSIASSPSRTIAGLRSFPEKVILIAGGKDKGISYAPLGPEVNEHVKLLILCGATAGVIRAAVEQADNYAGLEILEVSDYPAAVALADSRAKAGDVVILSPASTSFDRFANFMERGRVFKDLVNALK
- a CDS encoding N-acetylmuramoyl-L-alanine amidase, which codes for MMIVLHKRHLYLAGLCLCFLAALGAVLWQGSGAYTAAFAGGTVAQRPTVVVDAGHGGEDGGAVAADGTVEAGLNLAVALRVRDLLAFTGVDTVMTRAGEDAIYDPGCSTLREKKVSDLRNRAALVEATENAVLLSIHQNSLPSSPSTHGAQVFFNGAEGAAPLASGVQEALNQAVNEGKAKSPAAIGASVYLMKNITAPGVLVECGFLTNEAEAAKLKTPEHQLRLAAAITAGLLSAE
- a CDS encoding manganese catalase family protein, whose product is MFVYEKKLQYPVKIKNTNPKLAALIISQYGGPDGELGASLRYLSQRYSMPYPELKGLLTDIGTEELGHLEMIGTIVHQLTRDLTEDQIKAAGFAPYFIDHTAGVYPTAASGSPWNAAGMAVKGDTIADLTEDLAAEQKARVTYDNILRMSDDPDVSDAIKFLRAREIVHFQRFGEGLRLAKDRLDEKNVYYMNPSFDR
- a CDS encoding spore coat protein CotJB, with the protein product MEKPNKPDLPAPQPCGPGQGQLPGCCGALAFPYIPMQEENPVRYSRMEALQTGTLFPGLDLPFKAAIQAKTKLANTALVELMALDFAIDELGLYLTTHAEDQEALNLYWSYIKLAKEGREKYQQMYGPLLQTDLTPEAGYAWLKDPWPWEEGGNA
- the ligA gene encoding NAD-dependent DNA ligase LigA — encoded protein: MDYREEMKQLRDFLNQQSYLYYVLDAPVIPDYEYDRLNRRLEELEAEHPEEITPDSPTQRVGDKILEGFETYDHPVPLESLQDVFNGDEVAEFCGRMAEALGEAVAYSVEPKVDGLSVALEYRDGVFVRGATRGDGRVGEDVTENLKTVRSIPMTLPDKLPRLIVRGEVYMSRAVFAELNAQRELQGKPLMANPRNAAAGSLRQLDPKVCAERKLDIQVFNLQLAEGKTFSSHAETLDYMASQHFKVIPHKTLTGTAAVQAEIERINDERMDYPFDIDGAVVKVDHLADRERLGSTAKFPKWAVAFKYPPEKKYSRVTDIVVQVGRTGVLTPKAVLEPVRLAGTTVTNATLHNQDFIAEKDIRVGDTVLVQKAGEIIPEILEVDLTKRPEGTVPYVLPDTCPVCGAPVVRDEDGAAARCTGAECPAQLLRNLTHFASRGAMDIDGCGPAVVQQLVDAGLVRTAADLYTLHAADVAKLDRLGDKSAENLIRAIENSKANDLSRLLYGLGIRQVGEKAAKVLAARLGSMEALMAATEEELTAIPDVGAITARCITEYFAGAQARDLIARLAAAGVNMTSTAAPVGDLLTGRTFVLTGELTAFSRKEAGEKLEALGAKVSGSVSKKTFCVVAGEAAGSKLRKAQELGVPVIDEAAFLTLIGEGEGDAAAVLASLDQAQTPAP
- the yunB gene encoding sporulation protein YunB; its protein translation is MALGFHYYRRRLARLRLGRLAALTAVAAALTALALAAAQMKPLLTSLATTRVSNAVTQIVTQSVDEAIASGELDYENLVNFEKDNDGKITAVRSNMAAFNLLQSHILQTVLERINQVSAKDLSIPIGSLTGSALLAGRGPRITVRMESVGSSQASFQNAFTSAGINQTKHQIILTIDVYVSILLPGFTTATKVSNSFIVAETVIVGSVPDSYTYFSTDPDTYEEDLKDYILNGN